In one Brassica oleracea var. oleracea cultivar TO1000 chromosome C9, BOL, whole genome shotgun sequence genomic region, the following are encoded:
- the LOC106315864 gene encoding AP-2 complex subunit sigma-like: MIRFILLQNRQGKTRLAKYYVPLEESEKHKVEYEVHRLVVNRDSKFTNFVEFRTHKVIYRRYAGLFFSLCVDITDNELAYLECIHLFVEILDHFFSNVCELDLVFNFHKVYLILDEFILAGELQETSKRAIIERMSELEKLE, translated from the exons ATG ATCCGATTCATATTGTTGCAGAACAGACAAGGCAAGACTCGTCTTGCAAAGTACTATGTTCCTCTCGAGGAGTCCGAGAAACACAAGGTTGAATACGAG GTTCATAGATTGGTGGTTAATCGCGACTCAAAGTTCACCAATTTCGTCGAG TTTAGAACGCATAAGGTTATATACAGGAGATATGCAGGGTTGTTTTTCTCATTGTGCGTTGACATAACAGACAATGAGTTGGCTTACCTTGAATGCATCCACTTGTTCGTTGAGATTTTGGACCATTTCTTCAGCAATGTCTGTGAGCTTGATTTGGTTTTCAACTTCCACAAG GTGTACTTAATACTGGATGAATTCATTCTTGCTGGAGAGCTTCAAGAAACAAGCAAGCGG GCGATCATTGAGAGGATGTCAGAACTGGAGAAGCTCGAGTGA
- the LOC106317017 gene encoding uncharacterized protein LOC106317017, translating to MTTTRLLLRRNSKPSDLFRPSSSSSPSCSLSRTRILKCSLGDQNQKPHIKDKDRKSSVEVKAYVPTSEIVIKNKTEVRRGLMDSVFLVSQVTDIFITELRQAIKRRAWKLQLQRNIERVILDCRFYTLFAVAGTLLGSVLCFFEGCSRVLECYSHYLKGLSHGVKSNTVHILIEAIDMFLFGTSMLVLGNAFYNMFVSCKTNQSNQSIGEVKARIGYAVVMILHVGMMEKFKTTPLVTCMDLACFAASLFILSASMFLLSKLSSSRTTKTGERV from the exons ATGACCACCACTAGATTACTCTTGCGTCGTAATTCGAAACCGTCGGATCTCTTTCGTCCATCATCTTCTTCTTCGCCGTCGTGTTCCCTGTCACGCACAAGAATCCTGAAATGCTCGTTGGGGGATCAGAATCAGAAACCGCACATTAAAGATAAAGATAGAAAATCTTCGGTGGAGGTGAAAGCTTATGTGCCTACTTCAGAGATCGTGATAAAAAATAAGACTGAAGTAAGACGAGGATTGATGGATTCTGTGTTTCTTGTATCACAAGTAACTGATATTTTTATCACGGAGTTAAGGCAAGCCATCAAAAGACGGGCATGGAAACTGCAGTTGCAGAGGAATATAGAAAGG GTGATACTTGACTGCAGATTCTACACCCTATTTGCCGTTGCTGGAACTTTATTAGGTTCTGTACTCTGCTTCTTTGAG GGTTGCTCTCGTGTCCTAGAATGTTATTCACATTATCTTAAGGGATTGTCGCATGGAGTAAAGAGTAACACAGTTCATATTTTAATCGAAGCCATTG ATATGTTCTTGTTCGGCACATCCATGCTAGTTCTAGGAAACGCTTTTTATAACATGTTTGTGAGTTGCAAAACAAACCAAAGCAACCAATCGATTGGTGAAGTAAAGGCCAGAATAGGGTATGCGGTGGTAATGATACTTCACGTTGGGATGATGGAGAAGTTCAAGACGACACCATTGGTGACATGTATGGACCTCGCTTGTTTTGCTGCATCACTCTTCATTTTATCGGCTTCTATGTTCCTTTTGTCTAAATTGTCTTCTTCACGAACTACTAAAACCGGCGAAAGAGTTTAA
- the LOC106315755 gene encoding uncharacterized protein LOC106315755 isoform X1, with protein sequence MSQIDLPFEVGRTIEARSFELGFRGAWFRCKITKIFNKGRALFYDLEYLDFTEEGIHTTKVFQKRLAENENILMVRPIRPRQSHENEEGCGGEEEEEEEVVVVHGLWKVGDLVDWWKDDCYWSGTVLEVREEVETVKIELVPEPYGEGKSYDAMFKDLVPSLEWSLEDGWIVPFSKVGEKRQCAKLMKLPNEGAEETREEEKQRPTKKLAVEEEEKLRPTKKLVGDEDLALNIMESESIEAAVMDLEEQIVRIEWIKEMLLLNSDNSTWIYEDYPPPSS encoded by the exons ATGTCTCAAATCGATCTACCGTTTGAAGTCGGTCGCACCATCGAAGCAAGATCTTTCGAATTGGGGTTTCGTGGAGCATGGTTCCGATGCAAG ATTACAAAGATATTCAACAAAGGGAGAGCATTGTTCTACGATTTGGAGTATCTTGATTTCACAGAAGAAG GAATACACACAACAAAAGTATTCCAAAAACGCCTAGCCGAGAACGAGAATATCCTAATGGTTCGACCCATACGTCCACGTCAATCTCATGAAAATGAGGAAGGTTGTGGTGGAGAAGAAGAAGAAGAAGAAGAAGTTGTTGTTGTTCATGGTCTTTGGAAGGTGGGTGACTTGGTCGATTGGTGGAAAGACGATTGCTATTGGTCTGGAACGGTTCTAGAAGTGAGAGAAGAAGTTGAAACGGTTAAG ATCGAATTGGTGCCTGAACCGTATGGCGAAGGAAAAAGCTACGATGCTATGTTTAAGGATTTGGTTCCTTCATTGGAATGGTCACTTGAAGATGGATGGATTGTGCCTTTCTCTAAGGTTGGTGAAAAGAGGCAGTGTGCTAAGCTAATGAAACTTCCTAATGAAG GAGCTGAAGAAACTAGAGAAGAAGAAAAGCAGAGACCTACAAAGAAGTTAGCAGTTGAAGAAGAAGAAAAGCTGAGACCCACAAAGAAGTTAGTAGGAGATGAAGATCTTGCGTTGAATATCATGGAATCAGAGTCTATAGAAGCTGCTGTGATGGACTTGGAGGAGCAAATTGTTCGAATAGAATGGATAAAAGAAATGTTATTGCTAAATTCAGATAATTCAACCTGGATATATGAGGATTATCCTCCTCCATCTTCCTAA
- the LOC106315755 gene encoding uncharacterized protein LOC106315755 isoform X3, with the protein MSQIDLPFEVGRTIEARSFELGFRGAWFRCKITKIFNKGRALFYDLEYLDFTEEGIHTTKVFQKRLAENENILMVRPIRPRQSHENEEGCGGEEEEEEEVVVVHGLWKVGDLVDWWKDDCYWSGTVLEVREEVETVKIELVPEPYGEGKSYDAMFKDLVPSLEWSLEDGWIVPFSKVGEKRQCAKLMKLPNEGAEETREEEKQRPTKKLVGDEDLALNIMESESIEAAVMDLEEQIVRIEWIKEMLLLNSDNSTWIYEDYPPPSS; encoded by the exons ATGTCTCAAATCGATCTACCGTTTGAAGTCGGTCGCACCATCGAAGCAAGATCTTTCGAATTGGGGTTTCGTGGAGCATGGTTCCGATGCAAG ATTACAAAGATATTCAACAAAGGGAGAGCATTGTTCTACGATTTGGAGTATCTTGATTTCACAGAAGAAG GAATACACACAACAAAAGTATTCCAAAAACGCCTAGCCGAGAACGAGAATATCCTAATGGTTCGACCCATACGTCCACGTCAATCTCATGAAAATGAGGAAGGTTGTGGTGGAGAAGAAGAAGAAGAAGAAGAAGTTGTTGTTGTTCATGGTCTTTGGAAGGTGGGTGACTTGGTCGATTGGTGGAAAGACGATTGCTATTGGTCTGGAACGGTTCTAGAAGTGAGAGAAGAAGTTGAAACGGTTAAG ATCGAATTGGTGCCTGAACCGTATGGCGAAGGAAAAAGCTACGATGCTATGTTTAAGGATTTGGTTCCTTCATTGGAATGGTCACTTGAAGATGGATGGATTGTGCCTTTCTCTAAGGTTGGTGAAAAGAGGCAGTGTGCTAAGCTAATGAAACTTCCTAATGAAG GAGCTGAAGAAACTAGAGAAGAAGAAAAGCA GAGACCCACAAAGAAGTTAGTAGGAGATGAAGATCTTGCGTTGAATATCATGGAATCAGAGTCTATAGAAGCTGCTGTGATGGACTTGGAGGAGCAAATTGTTCGAATAGAATGGATAAAAGAAATGTTATTGCTAAATTCAGATAATTCAACCTGGATATATGAGGATTATCCTCCTCCATCTTCCTAA
- the LOC106315755 gene encoding uncharacterized protein LOC106315755 isoform X2, with the protein MSQIDLPFEVGRTIEARSFELGFRGAWFRCKITKIFNKGRALFYDLEYLDFTEEGIHTTKVFQKRLAENENILMVRPIRPRQSHENEEGCGGEEEEEEEVVVVHGLWKVGDLVDWWKDDCYWSGTVLEVREEVETIELVPEPYGEGKSYDAMFKDLVPSLEWSLEDGWIVPFSKVGEKRQCAKLMKLPNEGAEETREEEKQRPTKKLAVEEEEKLRPTKKLVGDEDLALNIMESESIEAAVMDLEEQIVRIEWIKEMLLLNSDNSTWIYEDYPPPSS; encoded by the exons ATGTCTCAAATCGATCTACCGTTTGAAGTCGGTCGCACCATCGAAGCAAGATCTTTCGAATTGGGGTTTCGTGGAGCATGGTTCCGATGCAAG ATTACAAAGATATTCAACAAAGGGAGAGCATTGTTCTACGATTTGGAGTATCTTGATTTCACAGAAGAAG GAATACACACAACAAAAGTATTCCAAAAACGCCTAGCCGAGAACGAGAATATCCTAATGGTTCGACCCATACGTCCACGTCAATCTCATGAAAATGAGGAAGGTTGTGGTGGAGAAGAAGAAGAAGAAGAAGAAGTTGTTGTTGTTCATGGTCTTTGGAAGGTGGGTGACTTGGTCGATTGGTGGAAAGACGATTGCTATTGGTCTGGAACGGTTCTAGAAGTGAGAGAAGAAGTTGAAACG ATCGAATTGGTGCCTGAACCGTATGGCGAAGGAAAAAGCTACGATGCTATGTTTAAGGATTTGGTTCCTTCATTGGAATGGTCACTTGAAGATGGATGGATTGTGCCTTTCTCTAAGGTTGGTGAAAAGAGGCAGTGTGCTAAGCTAATGAAACTTCCTAATGAAG GAGCTGAAGAAACTAGAGAAGAAGAAAAGCAGAGACCTACAAAGAAGTTAGCAGTTGAAGAAGAAGAAAAGCTGAGACCCACAAAGAAGTTAGTAGGAGATGAAGATCTTGCGTTGAATATCATGGAATCAGAGTCTATAGAAGCTGCTGTGATGGACTTGGAGGAGCAAATTGTTCGAATAGAATGGATAAAAGAAATGTTATTGCTAAATTCAGATAATTCAACCTGGATATATGAGGATTATCCTCCTCCATCTTCCTAA